The DNA region GCTGGGCATCGAGACTGATCAGACGCAATTGAATCCTGCCTGGATAGAGGCCGTGAAGCAGGCCTCGTAGTAAAAACTGTGGTGTAGGCGAAATCCGCAGTATTGGCTGAGGACGTGGAAGAACAGTATTCCTGGCGAGCCGGTGGTGAGAATAGTTCTCGCGCAAATCACCTATCCGGTGTTTGATGAGGCATAGTCGCCTGCCACCAGGCGGCTTATACCCGTCATGGGTCATAAAAAGGGCGAACGGGAAGATTCGCCGTGTGATCAGCATTCAGGGAGCGTCATGGGTCATCCGTCCGTCAACAATCGAATTGAACAATCGCGCCATGGCGTGCCTTGGGTCGCCGAGCAAGCCGGGGCAACTCTCAAGGTTCGCTCTGCGGTGATTCTGCTGGTCGCGGTGTGCCTGTCCATGACGGCTATCGTGATTTGGGAAGCCTGGAACTCGCGCCAGTACCATCTGCATGACAAGGAAGTGGCGATGTCCAACCTTGCGCAGACCCTGGCCTCGCAAGCACAGGCGTCGATCAAGCAAGCCGATACGCTGCTGTTGACCCTGGTGGATCGCCTCGAAAACGACGGCATCGACCAGGCCCGGATGCCCCGGCTGGAGCGTTTACTCAAGGCCCAGCGCAGTGAGTTGAGCCAGCTCCATGGCTTGTTTATCTATGATGAAGAAGGGCGCTGGATTGCCAATTCCAATGGCGCCGTCGTGCCGGATGCCAACAACGCCGATCGTGAGTATTTTATCTTCCATCGCAATCATCCCGACCGCGGTCCCCACATCGGCCCCTCGATCAAGAGTCGTTCGAGCGGTGAATGGATCATGACGGTGTCCCGCCGCGTCAATCATCCGGATGGCCGTTTTGCCGGCGTGGCGTTGGCAACGATTTATCTCAGCCATTTCCTCGGGCTCTACGACAGCATCGACATGGGTCATAACGGCGTGATCAACCTGATCGCCGACGACGCCACCATCGTCGTCCGCCGGCCGTTCAAAGAAGCTGAAATCGGCATCAGCGTCGCCAAGGGACCGTTGTTTACGCAACTGTTGCCCAAGGGCAATTCAGGCACGGCAATGGTCCCGTCCTATGTGGATGGCGTCGAGCGTGTGGTCGGATTTCGCAGGGTCGACGGTTATCCGCTGATCATCTTTGCGGCGCTGAACAAAGATGAAGTCCTGGCCGCCTGGCGTGAGGAGGTACTGCTGAGTGCCGGGATCGTCTCGTTATTCCTGGGGTTTCTGGGCGTCCTCGGTTATCGCCTCATTCGCCTCATGAGGCAGCAGAACCATGTGCAGGGCGTATTGCTGGATACGCAGGAAAAACTGATCGAGGTCAACCGCAGTCTTGAGTTGCTGGCGCTGGAGGACGCGCTGACCGGACTGTCCAACCGGCGTCAGTTCGATCTGTTCATCCTCGCCGAAATGGGCCGCGCCAGGCGCAACCAGACCCACCTCGCGCTGCTGATGATCGATGTCGATCACTTCAAGAGCTTCAATGATCTTTACGGCCATGTGGCCGGCGATGAGTGTTTGCGCAACATCAGCACGATCATCCGGGACAACATCAAGCGCCCCGGTGACCTGTCTGCCCGCTATGGTGGCGAAGAATTTGCGGTGGTACTACCCGGCACCGACTACGTGGGGGCGTTTCTGGTGGCGGAAAAAATCCGCCGCGCGGTTCAGCAGGCCGGCATCCGACACAGTGAAGGGGCTGAAGGCACGGTGACGGTCAGCCTGGGGGTCGCCGCTTACGATCCGGCGTCACAAGCCCAGCCCAGCGACCTGGTGGGGGCCGCCGACAAGGCGCTTTACGTGGCCAAGGCCAGCGGCCGGAACATGAGCGTCATTGCCAACTGAATTCAAACAAACCGGTCACTGCCCTGAACCAGTTTGGTTGACAGGTACGATTGCTTGAGTTTTTCCAGCCACCAGCCCAAGGCGCGGCCGTCGTGATCGCCACGCCAGCCGGCATACAAGATATTCGGCTCACGCGGGTCGGCCATCTGTTTTTCAACCAGCGTGCCGTTTTTCAGCAACGAGCCGACCCGATGCTTCGGTAACCAACCCACGCCCAACCCGTCGCACTGGGCGAGGATCTTGGCGCGCATGGTCGGCACAGCGAGCACCGGTTGGCCGCCGGAGACGCCGTAAGTGCTGCCCTCGGTAACCCTGGACGAATCGGCCACGACAATCGCCCGATGCTGCGCAACCATGGCGCGTGAAATCGGCTCCTGGGCCCTGGCCAGCGGGTGCCTGGGTGACACCGCGAACACCCATTCCATTTCCCCCAGTTGCATCCAGCGCAAGGAGGGGATCGCCAGTGGCTCGTTGGTGGCGCCGATGATCAGGTCCGCGCGGCCTTCACGCAGGGCTTCCCAAACACCTTTGAGGACTTCCTGAGTGATGCGCAACGGCACGCCGGATTCCAGCGCATCGAACTCGTGAATCACCGGGATCAACGCTTCGAATTCGAGCAACTCATCGGTGACGATCCATAGCCGGCTCTCCCAGCCATTGGCCACTTGCTGCACCCGCTGGGTCAGCCGCGAGACGTCTTGCATCAGTCGCGCCGCCTCGTTCACCAGCAACTCACCCGCCGGGGTCAGTTGCAAGCGGTAGCGACGACGGTCGAACAGCAAGGCGTCAAAGCGTTCCTCCAGTTGTCGCGCGGCGTAGGACACCGTCGAGGGCGCCTTGCCCAAGTGGGCCGCGGCCCGGGACAGGCTTCCGGTTTCCCGGATGGCTTCGAGCAGCGTGAGATCTTCAATCGACAACATGGGCAGAGTCCTTGAACGAACAAGATCAAAAGATCGCAGTCTGCGGCAGCTCCTACGCGCCCGTTGGGCGCTGCCACAGCCTGATCAACCGAAGGTAGACCACCACGTTGATCGCCAGCACCACGCTGCCCAGTCCCAGCTGAATCGCCGGTGTCAGGCCCGCCGGGTAAATGACCGGCCACACGTAGTGTTCGATGAAACCGCCGCTATAACCGGTTTGCCCGGCCGCGTCGCGCATGAGGTTTTCCCACTGCGTCAGCGGGCAGGTCAGGTGGAAGACTTCCACCGACACACCCCACACCGCCGCGGGCAGGTGCCACCAGATCAGGGGGCGCCATTTGAGCACCAGCAGCCCGCCGAACAGCACGAACAGAATGAACAACAGATGAAACAGGACCAGCCCGTCGGCGGCGATTCGGTAAAGCATGTCGACTCCATGACGCGTTATGCGAATGGCTCCATGGTACTCGGGCTGGTTGCTGGCGCTCTATCGATTGTTGCTGTTCAACGCCGCCAGTACTTCCTTCAGACGCACCGCCATGGCTACGCTGCTGCGTTGCATCGGCGCGCGCAGTTCGTCGTCGATCAAGCCTTCAAGGGACAGGGCGGTTTTCACCGGGGCGGGATTGGGCTCGATGAACAGGCTGTGAATCAGCGGCAACAGTTGGAAGAATGTCGCTCGACCAGTCGCTAACCGGTTGTCGCGGATCTGTTGATATAACGCCACGAACAGCTCCGGATGAACATGCGCCGAAGCGGCAATGGCGCCTTTGGCGCCCAGGCACAAGGCGCTGAAGATCTGGTTATCTTCGCCGCACAGCACGTCGACCTTGCCACTGCCTAGCAGTGCCAGGGTGTTGGACTGATTGCCGCCGCAATCCTTGATCGCGACGATTCGCTCATGGGCGACGATGTTGAGCAGGGTTGCCTGCTCGAACGCCACGCCGGTGCGGTAAGGGATGTCGTAAAGAATGAGCGGAACGCTGGAGGCATCGGCGACGGCTTTGAAAAACGCTTCGAGGCCCGCCTGGGAAGGGCGGATGTAATACGGCGGCGGTACCAGCAAACCGGCCAGTGGACGTTTCAGGATTTCGCTCTGAAATTGCAGCAGCTCGGTCATATTGTTGCCGGCCAGGCCCATGACCACCCGTTCCGCCGGCACCTGCGCCAGCACCGCATCGAGCACCGCCAGTTGCTCGTGTTTGCTCAGTGCCGCCGCTTCCGCCGTGGTGCCGCAGACCACAACGCCATCGACACCTTTTTCCAGCAGATGATTGACCAACCGGCGCAAGCCGACGAAATCGATCGCACCGTTGCGAAACGGTGTAACGAGAGGGACCCAGATACCTTGAAACGATGACATGCACTTACTCCTGAAGGTTGACCGATTTCGTCACCGTCAGAAGCGTAGAAGGCAGTAAGCAAGGGAGGGTGTCCGTCGCGCTCAATGTCCTGTCAGCTCATCTGACGGGACAGCGCGCCCCGGTCACATGAGCGACTGTTTCTTCGATTTGAGGGCGTGCGCAACGCAACCTTGCGCCTTGGCATTCAAGCCAATGACGACAGTGTTGAGGTTGAAGGTTGCGGACATACTTGCTTACACCCTGAATGAGGCGCTCAGTTTTAAAAGCCGGCGCGATTTTTGTCAATCGCGAAAATCAGCGAGCTCCGCACGCATTCTGCCGTTGTGCCTGGCCGCGGACCAAGTGCGCAAGATTGTTCAAGCCTTCGGCCATGACTGCTGGCACAGTCTGAAGTCTTTCCCTGGTTGTAGAGCGTTATGTCCAATTCACTCATGCCGCGCAGTGCCTTTCTTCGCGGCGCTGCGGCGATCATGCCGTTGTCCCTGGCCACCGCGCCCTGGGGACTGCTGGCCGGCTCCATGGCCATCGAGGCCAATCTCACGCCCCTGCAAGGCCAGGGGTTGTCGAGCATCGTGTTTGCCGGGGCGGCGCAACTGGTGGCGATCGGCATGCTCAAGGGCGGTGCCGGGATCTTTTCGATTTTGCTGACGACGCTGCTGCTGACCTCCCAGCATTTGCTTTACGGGATGAGCCTGCGTTCGGTGATTTCGCCGTTGCCGGGTCGCTGGCGTGTGGGGTTGGGCTTTTTGCTCACCGATGAGCTGTTCGCCCTGACCAGTGCGCATGACAAACAACAGTTCAACCGCTGGTACGCGTTGGGTGTCGGCCTGACGTTTTACATCGCCTGGAACCTCTTCACCCTGGCCGGTATCGTACTGGGCAGCAGCATTCCGGGGCTGGAACATCTGGGACTGGACTTCTCCATCGCGGCGACTTTTATCGCCCTGATCACCCCCGTGGTGCGGAACGTGCCGACCGTGGTGTGTGTGGCGGTGTCGCTGTTCTGCTCGGTGCTGTTCAGCTACTGGCAATGGGGCTCGGCGCTAGTACTGTCGGGGTTGGCGGGCATGACCGCAGGCTTTATCTGCAACAAATTCTACGGTGGACGCACATGATGGTCTGGGCGGTTATTTTTGGCATGGGGCTATTGGTGTTCCTCAACCGCTATGTGTTTCTGGAGCCGCGGCTGCCCGTGCGCTTGAGCAGTAATGCGCGGCAGTTCCTGGGGTTTGCGGTGCCGGGCATGTTGACGGCGATCTGTGGGCCGATCGTGTTCATGCCGGACAAGCAGCTGAATCTGCAGTGGGACAACCCGTACCTGATCAGTTCGCTGGTGGCGGTGGGGCTGGTGCTTTACACCCGCAATACCTTGCTCAGCATGTTGTTGAGCATGGGGTTCTTCTTTTTGCTGCGTTGGTGGCTCTAAGTCGTTCCCGTCGAAACTGTTCTACGCTTAAAGGGGCCCCCTACAGGAAGAGAGGTGAGCATGGCTAATGATCCAAAGCGTCCAGACCCGGATGAAGATGTGGATGACGAACCCACGGAAGAGGAAATCGAGCGGCAGAGGCGTTCGACGCCGGACTGGAAGCACCCCGACGACGGTAAAGAACTGTCAGACCGCGACCAGGAACGTCCGCTGAAGCCTTGACCGATCTGCACATACAAAAAAGCCCCGCTATCAAGCGCAATGCTGTTCACTTAAGGATTGTTGACTAATCCTCAGGCAGCAGGAAAATCCGGAATCTGATAAGGATTCCGGATTTTTTATGTCTGTTGCTCAGGATTTAAGCGCGGTTTTGGATTTTGCTGAGCAACCGCTCTCTCGCCTTGAGGTGTTCACCGATCATATTCCTCATGATTGGATTACCGCGGCGGCCGCTCTGGCGGATAAAGCCACGATCCGACGTCGGCGCTTGCCTTCGGACGTAGTCCTTTGGCTGGTAGTCGGGATGGCACTTTTCAGAGGTGAGCCAATAGTCGNNNNNNNNNNNNNNNNNNNNNNNNNNNNNNNNNNNNNNNNNNNNNNNNNNNNNNNNNNNNNNNNNNNNNNNNNNNNNNNNNNNNNNNNNNNNNNNNNNNNACTGGCTTATAACGTAGTGCGTCGAGAAGCCAGTCAGGCGGCTGTAGCTCATAAGCGGGCTCCCAGCGAGGTGAGTTTCAAGTTTGCCTGTCAGCACATCGCCAGCCATCTAGTGGTCATGGCCGGAGCGGTCTCGCCCTCACACACGCCAAGACGCCTGGACGAGCTTCGCGGCAGCATTGGTGTGCTCTTCATAGTAAAACGCCCCAGGCCTGCGAGGCCTAGGGCGGTGAAGATGTCTAAAACCCGGTATCCGGTTAACCGCAAGGCTGCTCCGCTTAAGTGAACAGCATTGCGCTATCAAGCGGGGCTTTTCATTGGGCGATTATTAAATCAGATCGCTTCATTCCAGCGAATGTGCGTAATACCCAATTGTTGCGCTTTGATGCGCGCGGTTTCGAGGTTGGCGTGTGCGGCGATTTGACGGTCGGAGTCGGGATAAGCATGGGCGGACGCCGAATGTATCGCCTCGACATCGGAAAACTGTTCGGCCAGTTTGAAAAAGTGCTGACGAACGCCGTCGAACATATAGTGCACGGCATAGGGGATGAGTTTGCTCATATACTCCTCCTTGGGCCGAAGCTCAGTTTTTGAGAGTGGCTCGATGTCGGGTTCGTTCAGTTCTTTGGCGGAATGAACCCGGTCCATCAACTCAAACCTCTTCCAGCGTCAGAAAATCGGGGTGGGAGGCCCGATAACCCAAGGTCTTGTCGATCCAGGCGTTCAGCTCGTTGACCATGACTGGAGGTTTACCCGGATAGCGTTCGAGGGTTGTACGCAGGAGGTCGCCGATAGTGGCAATTGAATGCAGGTTGCGGGTCTTTATGTATTGCCCGATAAAACAGTCGAGTGGGTAATGTTCTGTCTTCGAAAGATAAACACACGCCAGACCATCGACTTGATTAATTATGAAATCGTCGCGCAATTTAATTCTCTGCAAGGCTTGTTGCTGTAAGGATTTCCTTGGTTTATTGACTCTCTGGTCAATTGCGGGGTGCCGAGGGAATGCGGCGAGCATGCTATCCATAGTTATTCTGAATGTATTGAAATGTCAGACAGGCGGTTAATAGTTAAATCGCCAAACAAAGGCAAGTGTTTCTTGGATGAGACGACATGTGTAACGATTAAGTGTTGAATATGTATATATAACTGTTGCTTATTCCTGCATTTATGTCTGTATTGATACGTTCAGGGTGTTTCATCAATCAGTGCAACGCCTTGATTTCTTGAATTGCCCACTGCTCTGTCAACCTTGTACCACTCGAAAACCTCGCTGACTTCACCCTGCAACAGCGCCATCTGCTCTGCGCGTTCTTTGGGGGTGGCCGGGTCAAGCCATTCCCGCGCCAGCGGCGCAGACAACACCACGGGGCGCCGGTCATGAATGTCGAGCATGCCGCCCGCACTGTCGGCGGTGATGATCACAAAACCGTCGTCGGCCCGCGACTCACCCCCCGCGCCGGGAAACTGTCCGATCGCCGCGCATAAAATCGGCGCCCGGTCCCGTCGGCGGATGAGCCACGGTTGCCTCGTCGAATCCCCGGTGTCGACCCATTCGAACCAGTTGTCGATCGGCACGATCGCGCGGTGCGGCCAGATCGCCCGGAAGAAGGCGCCGTGGGCGACTTTTTCGACCCGTGCATTGATCGGTGCCGCCCGATCCTTCGCCCAGTGCGGCCGCCATCCCCAGCGCTGAAAATCGGCGTGCAAGCCGTTGCTCTCCAGATGCAGGAGGGCGAGTTGCGTGGTGGGCGCCGCGTTGTAGCGGGCCAGCGGCTCATCACCGACGTGGTTGATCAACGCGTCGGGGATGCTCAGCACGGCGACAAAATCGTGAATGCCACGGTACTGCGACAGGCGTCCGCACATAGGCCGATACTCCCATTGAAGAGCTCCGATTGAAGAACTCTGACTGGAGATTTCAGCTTAGTTGCTCAGATCACATGGGCGCGCTGCAACTCGGTCAACGACAAGGCCTTGAGGCGAGCGAGCAGCGGGTCGCGCCGGTCACGAGGATGGGCCAGTTGCACCGCAAGCTCCTGACGAATGCTGCTGGGGCGATTGTCCATCACCAGCACCCGATCACTGAGGTACAGCGCTTCATCCACGTCGTGGGTCACCAGCAGCAGGGCGATGGCGTGACGTTCGCCCAGTTGCAGCAGCAGGTCCTGCAGTTTCATTCGGGTAAAGGCGTCCACCGCGCTGAAGGGTTCGTCGAGCAACAGCACCTGCGGTCGCGAGTAGAGGCCGCGAGCGATCGCCACCCGCTGCGCCATGCCACCCGACAGCGCTTTGGGCAGGGCTTGAGCAAAACCGCCGAGGCCGACTTCGTCGATCAGTTGCGCGACCCAGGCTTTGTCGTATTGGTTGTCGGCGCTGAAACCGATGTTCTGTTCGACTGTCAGCCATGGCATCAGTCGCGGCTCCTGGAACACAAAAGCGACTTCCCCGGCGCTGCTGAACACTTCGCCCTCAAAGTCCTTTTCCAGGCCGGCGATGATGCGCAGCAACGTGCTTTTCCCGCAACCGCTGGGCCCCAGCAGGCTGACGGCCTCCCGGGGTTGTAGTTGCAAATGGATGTTCTTGAGCACGGTGGTGGCGGCGAAGGTTTTGCGCTCGACGCGAATGTCCAGCAGGTGGTCGGTCATGGCTCAATCCTCTGCGTTTTGGCCGTTGAAGGTGTCGCGCCAGGCGAGGAAACGTTTCTCCAGGCCGGCGAGGATGCCGTCGCTGAGTTTGCCCAACAGCGCCAGCACGATGATTGCCGCCAGCACGATGTCCGGGCGTGAAGTCTCGCGACCGTCGCTGAGCAGATACCCCAAGCCTTTGGTCGCGGCGATCAGTTCGGCGGCGACCAAAAACATCCAGGCCAGGCTCATGCCGCTGCGCAACCCGGTGAACAGACCGGGCAGGGCGGCGGGCAGCAAAATTCGGCGCACCAGTCGCGGCCGGCTGAAACCGTACATCTGCCCGACTTCCACCAGTTTGCGGTCGATGTCGCGGAT from Pseudomonas sp. ACM7 includes:
- a CDS encoding sensor domain-containing diguanylate cyclase, which gives rise to MGHPSVNNRIEQSRHGVPWVAEQAGATLKVRSAVILLVAVCLSMTAIVIWEAWNSRQYHLHDKEVAMSNLAQTLASQAQASIKQADTLLLTLVDRLENDGIDQARMPRLERLLKAQRSELSQLHGLFIYDEEGRWIANSNGAVVPDANNADREYFIFHRNHPDRGPHIGPSIKSRSSGEWIMTVSRRVNHPDGRFAGVALATIYLSHFLGLYDSIDMGHNGVINLIADDATIVVRRPFKEAEIGISVAKGPLFTQLLPKGNSGTAMVPSYVDGVERVVGFRRVDGYPLIIFAALNKDEVLAAWREEVLLSAGIVSLFLGFLGVLGYRLIRLMRQQNHVQGVLLDTQEKLIEVNRSLELLALEDALTGLSNRRQFDLFILAEMGRARRNQTHLALLMIDVDHFKSFNDLYGHVAGDECLRNISTIIRDNIKRPGDLSARYGGEEFAVVLPGTDYVGAFLVAEKIRRAVQQAGIRHSEGAEGTVTVSLGVAAYDPASQAQPSDLVGAADKALYVAKASGRNMSVIAN
- a CDS encoding LysR family transcriptional regulator — translated: MLSIEDLTLLEAIRETGSLSRAAAHLGKAPSTVSYAARQLEERFDALLFDRRRYRLQLTPAGELLVNEAARLMQDVSRLTQRVQQVANGWESRLWIVTDELLEFEALIPVIHEFDALESGVPLRITQEVLKGVWEALREGRADLIIGATNEPLAIPSLRWMQLGEMEWVFAVSPRHPLARAQEPISRAMVAQHRAIVVADSSRVTEGSTYGVSGGQPVLAVPTMRAKILAQCDGLGVGWLPKHRVGSLLKNGTLVEKQMADPREPNILYAGWRGDHDGRALGWWLEKLKQSYLSTKLVQGSDRFV
- a CDS encoding DUF2784 domain-containing protein, with amino-acid sequence MLYRIAADGLVLFHLLFILFVLFGGLLVLKWRPLIWWHLPAAVWGVSVEVFHLTCPLTQWENLMRDAAGQTGYSGGFIEHYVWPVIYPAGLTPAIQLGLGSVVLAINVVVYLRLIRLWQRPTGA
- the dapA gene encoding 4-hydroxy-tetrahydrodipicolinate synthase, with protein sequence MSSFQGIWVPLVTPFRNGAIDFVGLRRLVNHLLEKGVDGVVVCGTTAEAAALSKHEQLAVLDAVLAQVPAERVVMGLAGNNMTELLQFQSEILKRPLAGLLVPPPYYIRPSQAGLEAFFKAVADASSVPLILYDIPYRTGVAFEQATLLNIVAHERIVAIKDCGGNQSNTLALLGSGKVDVLCGEDNQIFSALCLGAKGAIAASAHVHPELFVALYQQIRDNRLATGRATFFQLLPLIHSLFIEPNPAPVKTALSLEGLIDDELRAPMQRSSVAMAVRLKEVLAALNSNNR
- a CDS encoding AzlC family ABC transporter permease, yielding MSNSLMPRSAFLRGAAAIMPLSLATAPWGLLAGSMAIEANLTPLQGQGLSSIVFAGAAQLVAIGMLKGGAGIFSILLTTLLLTSQHLLYGMSLRSVISPLPGRWRVGLGFLLTDELFALTSAHDKQQFNRWYALGVGLTFYIAWNLFTLAGIVLGSSIPGLEHLGLDFSIAATFIALITPVVRNVPTVVCVAVSLFCSVLFSYWQWGSALVLSGLAGMTAGFICNKFYGGRT
- a CDS encoding AzlD domain-containing protein, with the translated sequence MVWAVIFGMGLLVFLNRYVFLEPRLPVRLSSNARQFLGFAVPGMLTAICGPIVFMPDKQLNLQWDNPYLISSLVAVGLVLYTRNTLLSMLLSMGFFFLLRWWL
- a CDS encoding transposase domain-containing protein produces the protein MSVAQDLSAVLDFAEQPLSRLEVFTDHIPHDWITAAAALADKATIRRRRLPSDVVLWLVVGMALFRGEPIV
- a CDS encoding DUF6555 family protein, which codes for MSKLIPYAVHYMFDGVRQHFFKLAEQFSDVEAIHSASAHAYPDSDRQIAAHANLETARIKAQQLGITHIRWNEAI
- a CDS encoding SOS response-associated peptidase, producing MCGRLSQYRGIHDFVAVLSIPDALINHVGDEPLARYNAAPTTQLALLHLESNGLHADFQRWGWRPHWAKDRAAPINARVEKVAHGAFFRAIWPHRAIVPIDNWFEWVDTGDSTRQPWLIRRRDRAPILCAAIGQFPGAGGESRADDGFVIITADSAGGMLDIHDRRPVVLSAPLAREWLDPATPKERAEQMALLQGEVSEVFEWYKVDRAVGNSRNQGVALIDETP
- a CDS encoding ABC transporter ATP-binding protein, with product MTDHLLDIRVERKTFAATTVLKNIHLQLQPREAVSLLGPSGCGKSTLLRIIAGLEKDFEGEVFSSAGEVAFVFQEPRLMPWLTVEQNIGFSADNQYDKAWVAQLIDEVGLGGFAQALPKALSGGMAQRVAIARGLYSRPQVLLLDEPFSAVDAFTRMKLQDLLLQLGERHAIALLLVTHDVDEALYLSDRVLVMDNRPSSIRQELAVQLAHPRDRRDPLLARLKALSLTELQRAHVI